The following coding sequences are from one Paenibacillus tundrae window:
- a CDS encoding alkaline phosphatase encodes MLTRFNARAAKMMLAVTTIVTATLGGSSAAWAVEDSTSSASPIKNVIILIPDGMANDATALARWYKGSSLTLDSMASGLVRTHSADAPIADSAPAGTAFATGYKSHTGYVGVLPDKATMPGQKAIAPGDAKKPIASILEASRLAGKATGIISTSEIMHATPADFSAHYPDRKNYDALSKQQVYNGMDVVLGGGSRYLEPAGRKDGENLVSSIKALGYDYVTTPEAMKASNSNKLWGMFAPAGMSYNMDRDPAKQPSLAEMTSKAIDVLSKDEDGFFLMVEGSKVDWAAHANDPIGIISDVLAFDDAVKTAMDFAKSNQETVVVAVTDHGNGGLTIGNNATSGTYDEEPLSTFIGPLKKAKLTGEGVEAKLNAQRTNIKAVMKQYYGISDLTSEEVKAIKEAKPGSLNYVVGPMISKRAGIGWTTGGHTGGDVVLYTYAPNNDRPFGVIDNTDVAKYMARVLNLDLDSVSKQLFVPAKQAFTAKGATYKLDLTDAKNPKILVTKGSTKLELQIYKNIALVNGKKTMLDGVIVYNGVDAFVPQMAVDLIQ; translated from the coding sequence ATGTTAACTCGCTTTAACGCTCGTGCAGCAAAAATGATGCTCGCGGTGACTACGATTGTAACCGCTACCCTGGGTGGAAGCAGTGCCGCTTGGGCTGTGGAGGATAGCACGTCCAGTGCATCCCCAATCAAAAATGTGATTATCCTGATCCCGGACGGAATGGCTAATGACGCTACCGCTCTTGCTCGCTGGTACAAGGGTTCATCTCTTACACTGGATTCTATGGCAAGTGGCCTGGTACGTACTCACTCCGCGGATGCGCCGATTGCGGACTCGGCGCCAGCAGGAACAGCTTTTGCAACAGGCTACAAATCTCACACGGGTTACGTTGGCGTCCTGCCAGATAAAGCGACCATGCCTGGACAGAAAGCAATTGCACCAGGTGATGCCAAGAAGCCGATAGCCTCCATTCTTGAAGCATCCCGACTTGCGGGTAAAGCAACAGGAATCATCTCTACTTCTGAGATTATGCATGCTACGCCAGCTGACTTCTCGGCACATTATCCAGACCGCAAAAACTACGACGCTCTGAGCAAACAACAAGTTTACAATGGTATGGACGTTGTACTCGGTGGCGGTAGCCGCTATCTTGAGCCTGCTGGTCGTAAAGATGGCGAGAATCTCGTCTCATCCATTAAAGCGCTGGGATATGATTATGTAACTACGCCTGAAGCAATGAAAGCATCTAACTCGAACAAGCTGTGGGGTATGTTTGCACCTGCAGGTATGTCTTATAATATGGATCGTGATCCAGCCAAACAACCAAGCCTTGCAGAAATGACTTCTAAAGCAATTGATGTTCTTTCCAAAGATGAAGATGGCTTCTTCCTCATGGTTGAAGGTAGTAAAGTAGACTGGGCAGCACATGCCAATGATCCAATCGGTATCATTAGTGATGTCCTTGCCTTTGACGATGCAGTCAAAACGGCTATGGACTTCGCGAAGTCCAATCAAGAAACCGTCGTTGTTGCAGTAACAGACCACGGTAATGGCGGACTTACCATTGGTAATAATGCAACTTCGGGTACGTACGACGAAGAGCCATTGTCCACATTTATCGGCCCTTTGAAAAAGGCCAAGCTGACAGGTGAAGGTGTTGAGGCGAAGCTGAATGCTCAGCGCACAAACATCAAAGCTGTGATGAAGCAATACTATGGCATCTCTGACCTGACTTCAGAAGAAGTGAAAGCAATCAAAGAAGCGAAGCCGGGCAGCCTTAACTATGTCGTTGGACCAATGATCAGTAAACGTGCCGGAATCGGCTGGACTACTGGTGGTCACACGGGTGGAGATGTGGTTCTCTATACGTATGCTCCAAACAATGACCGTCCGTTTGGCGTGATCGATAACACCGATGTAGCGAAGTACATGGCTCGTGTGCTTAACCTTGATCTGGACAGCGTAAGCAAACAGCTATTTGTTCCTGCGAAGCAAGCATTTACTGCTAAAGGTGCAACGTACAAGCTGGATCTGACGGATGCGAAGAATCCTAAAATCCTCGTAACAAAAGGTAGCACGAAGCTGGAACTGCAAATCTACAAAAACATTGCTCTTGTGAATGGTAAGAAAACTATGCTGGACGGTGTGATCGTGTATAACGGCGTTGATGCATTTGTACCACAGATGGCTGTTGATCTGATTCAATAA
- a CDS encoding VOC family protein, whose translation MLIKLNWITLRVSNLENSLAFYNGKLGLPIQRRFESRGRQIAMLGIENETKLELIEGSESILKPEAGISIGYEVNSLEEAIEQLTALDIPIVRGPIQPNPHLRFIYITDPDGFEVQLAEHI comes from the coding sequence ATGTTAATTAAACTAAATTGGATTACTCTGCGTGTGAGCAACCTAGAGAACTCGCTGGCGTTTTACAACGGAAAGCTTGGGCTTCCGATTCAGCGCAGATTCGAGAGTCGCGGACGACAGATTGCTATGCTCGGCATAGAAAATGAAACGAAGTTGGAACTAATCGAGGGCAGCGAATCCATCCTTAAACCGGAGGCTGGCATATCGATTGGGTATGAAGTGAACTCCCTAGAGGAAGCGATAGAGCAACTGACAGCGCTGGATATTCCGATTGTCCGCGGCCCAATTCAGCCCAATCCTCATCTGCGTTTTATTTACATTACTGACCCAGACGGATTCGAGGTACAGCTCGCTGAACATATATGA
- a CDS encoding DUF4274 domain-containing protein, protein MNWVQISKIKDVNQIREAVQGLNINERDERGRTPLMLCLTARMPVEGIRCLLEQSPDLEIEDKLGDTALKKAIRFKQVEAISLLLEFGAKLDSPQGILGTAWNAARSNPNIADLLLDTPGALRLKLTEDEQNKVDAIVYEESIEQAIVKIRELDSAVLIHAVVSEYNWDDGPEPMLAVCEHPACAEITLLDMLKLMEADYWLEMDEEEVRQRVDGPAYRRLAEQLYERQSRRS, encoded by the coding sequence ATGAATTGGGTGCAAATAAGTAAAATAAAAGATGTGAATCAAATTCGGGAAGCAGTCCAAGGTTTGAATATCAATGAGAGAGATGAGCGGGGGCGGACACCGTTGATGCTCTGCTTAACTGCGCGCATGCCTGTTGAAGGTATACGCTGCCTATTGGAACAGAGTCCAGACCTAGAGATCGAAGATAAGCTTGGGGATACCGCACTCAAAAAGGCGATACGATTCAAGCAGGTGGAAGCTATTTCGCTTCTACTTGAATTTGGAGCTAAACTAGATTCTCCACAGGGCATTCTAGGCACGGCCTGGAACGCTGCACGATCTAATCCAAACATCGCTGATCTATTATTGGATACACCAGGTGCACTCCGATTGAAGTTAACCGAAGACGAGCAGAACAAGGTAGATGCCATTGTATATGAAGAATCGATAGAGCAGGCCATCGTCAAGATTCGCGAGCTGGATTCCGCAGTGCTGATACATGCCGTTGTTAGCGAATATAACTGGGATGATGGGCCTGAGCCGATGCTGGCTGTTTGTGAACATCCCGCATGTGCGGAGATCACATTGCTGGATATGCTAAAGTTAATGGAAGCAGACTACTGGCTTGAAATGGATGAGGAAGAGGTGCGTCAGCGCGTTGACGGGCCTGCTTATCGCCGGCTTGCAGAACAATTGTATGAGAGACAGTCCAGAAGGAGTTGA